CCTACAGGTTAGTGGAATACTATGGTGTTTTTACATTAGACGTGGAAGAGAATGAGAGTGGAGAGAGGACGCCTTACCTTATAATTATGGGGACTCTGGACAGGGAGATCAAGTCTGATTACAAAACTATTATTATTGCTGAAGATGGTGGCAACCCACCCCTTGTAGGATCTGCCACTCTTTCTATTCTCATAAGTGATGTCAATGACAATTGTCCACAGTTCAGTGAATCTACGATTAATGTGACTATTCCTGGAAACTCAAGTGTTGGTGTGAAAGTAACCACGGTGCAAGCGGTGGACATTGATGAAGGCAGCAATGCAATAATTTCGTACGCCTTCAGTGAACGTGTCCCACAGTCTTCAAAAGAACTTTTCTACTTGGATGAAAATACAGGAGTAATAAAGCTTTTCAAAAAGGTAGATGGCAACACTGTTCAGCAACATAAATTAACTATATTTGCCAATAGCCCAGGCTGCATCCCCGCCGTTATGAACGTGTTTATTTCAATTATTAAGGTAGCTCTCCGACCACCTGAGGTTGTACCTCGCTATATTGCAAATGAAGAAAATGGTATTGTGTATTTGAAAGAGTTAGAACCTATTAATTCACCCATTGCATTTTTTACTATCAAAGATCCTGATGACAAATACAAGGTGAATTGTTATTTAGAAGGGGAAGGACCATTCCGACTTGCCGCATACAAAACCTATACCAATGAGTATTTACTTGAGACTACAAATACTTTAGATTATGAAACAAAACGAATATATAATATTTCAGTGGTTGCCCTTAGTCTGGATGGATCTAAAGTTAAGAAACCGATGCAAGTGTATATTTTGGATGAGAATGACAATGCCCCTGTTTTCACACAGCCCACCATAGAAGTTACTATTGAAGAAAACAACCAGGCTAATGCTTTTTTAGCCAAATTGCACGCTACTGATGCTGACAGTGGAGACAGAGGACAAGTTTCCTACTTTTTGGGACCTGACGCACCTGCTTATTTTTCTCTTGATAAGCAAACAGGAATTCTTACAGTTACCACTATGTTAGATCGAGAGGAAAAAGAGAAATACAGGTTCACTGTGAAAGCAAGAGATTCTGGCAAACCTCCAAGAGAGTCAGTAGCCACTGTTCATATTACAGTTCTAGACAAAAATGACAACAGCCCTCGTTTCATCAGcaaagatttcagtttttttgttcctGAGAACTTTCCTGGTTTTGGTGAAATTGGAGTAATTAGCGTCACAGATGCTGACTCTGGACAGAATGGCTGGATAGCCCTTTCTATAGTGAATGGAAGTGACATTTTTGTCATtgacactggcaaaagactcCTGAGAGCAAAGGTATCACTTGATAGGGAACAACAGAGTTCTTATACTCTATGGGTCGAAGCAACTGATGGTGGTGACCCTACTTTGTCGTCTACAGCTAAAATAACCATATTGCTTCTGGATGTTAATGACAACCCCCCACTGGTCTTATTCCCACAGTCCAATATGTCCTATCTTCTTGTCCTTCCTTCAACTCTGCCGGGTTCTCCTGTTACTGAAGTTTATGCTGTTGATAAGGACACAGGGATGAATGCAGTCATAGCATACAGTATTATAGGAAGGAGGGGGCCGAGACCTGAATCTTTTAGGATAGATTCCAAAACAGGAAACATAACCTTAGAAGAGGCCCTAATGatagatgattatggcttatataGGTTATTAGTGAAAGTAACTGACCATGGTTATCCAGAACCTCTTTTCTCCACAGTTATGGTCAATTTGTTTGTCAATGATACAGTAAGTAATGAGAGCTACATTGAGAACTTGCTGAGGAGAGATCCTGACATTAATATAGAAGAGAAGGAACCACAAATAGCAATTAAACCTACTCATAAAAAGATAGAAGCAGATTCCTGTGTCCCTACACTGGTCACTCTGTCAATATTCTGTTTGGGCTCTGTCATTCTGGTCACTTTAATGGCAATGTATATCTGCTTGAGAAAAGGAAAGAAAGATAACAGGATAAATGAAAATCTGGAAGTTCAAATCCCACTAAATGGCAAAATGAACTTCCATTCAATCGATAAAAAGCCAATTGAGATTTCCAACATTTAAAACTTTTTTCCTAAACAATACATTTTTGAGGATGGAAACTACAAATAACACAATGTGTTAATAATGTTTGTTATGAAGGACCACTAATTTATactatatagtaatatatatgtaaatatctcTTTACAGCTTTTTTACTTAAAGAAACAAAActtgtaaagatttttttttatatacgtaATGCATATAGCTCTTTTACTTGCTGATGTCCTTATGCATTTGGTACAACTTTCGACATATAGCTGAGAAAACTAAGTGCATCAAACTAGCAATATGCAAGATGTTAGTTTTATCAGCTGTTAGCCAGCAGGGGGCCCAGAGCTATTGTGAAATAAAGGTATAGATATATTTTTAAGGTTTTATTGTCATATACCATTTGAATAAAGTAAATGTAACCCTTCTATATTTCTATGGCAATGTAAAAAGGAGACATTTGATATACTGAATGTATGCTACTGTACCTCAAGCTgtaagggatagatttaaaaaggGATTAACAAGAAGTGCAATTCATTTTCAAGCGCAGCGTCACTACACATGAGCACATGATGCAAAGTGTTATGTAACTTTGACCGTGGTGGTTGCATTTGTGAGAGGTTTCTTATTATTCTCTGTGTTTAGTGTGTATCATCCACATAgtatttgtactttttttttttttttttttatcgacgGTATATGAGCCTATTTGACAATCATAACACACAATGCTTGTCTCTGTGAATTTTCACTTTTATATTAACAATGGCTTGCTCTGTTTATATGTCATTGTAAATGAGCTTGAGGGATTTCCTACTGTTTAGCTTGCATCCAGCAAGGTCTATGTTTTAGCTGGGAGATCTAGCACAGTGATATATCCTTTATTTATTCATTCTCTTTAGCGCTATCATTTGTATTTGTGTCGGCTTGGATGGAATTCAAACATAACTTTTAAGTGTAGTGACAGATTTTCCACAGCAGCAGATTTAGCAATACCTTTTATGGCGTGGTATAATATTTATTTGCTAAGGGTTGTTAAACATTAGGATCTGTAGTCTCTACTGGGATCTTCAGACTCTGATCAAATGAATTTTATTTCTGATTATGGAGTGGTGTAGTAAACTCATAGCCAGCATCAGTCTGTTTCTCAAGACGTCAAAATGTAAGCACTGAATGTTCATGTGATATTTCATTGTAAATAATGACACAATGTaaggaaaaacaagaaaaaaatatcaaTGGATTTGCAGCATCATGTCTGTTCTGTACCAAAACCGTTTATATGTCTTTAAATTAAAGCTATATTTTCATAACATGCTATTTTCTCTGTTCTCtgtgatattattattttttttaagtgaggTTAACTCATTTTGAATCTCAGACATGTATATTTCATTTGGCAATTTGATGGCTTATTGTCTATAATAGCACATGGCAACTCCCTGTCCCAGGTGGTCATGGTAGCAACTTGATCCAACTTATTTgacgaaaatatatatttattctaTAGCAGCAAAAACATTACAAACTGTAAGTGCCCTTGGCGGATTTGTCAAGACTGGTTTCTCATATGCAAGTCTTGATCTACTTTgcagtggagaaagaggcacttaataaattaggcatatcTCTAGAAGCCTAGTGTAGACTTACACTCTAATTTATACTGTTTTTTGGTGTAAATTAAAGTAAATTTGTTGAGCCAATGGGAGACCATGACCCCTACACTAAGCCCTATCCAAGTAACTCCCTCTTTTTCAAGTGGCaagtatggtgtaaaaaaagcaaaacattgCAACTAGTGTTgatgagcaccaaagtgcttgtgtgctctatcgagcacaatggaggtcaatgagagaaccccaggcaccccctcctcggaagagaagagggtgtctggttcacaaaaaaggttagaaattgatggaaaccctatcaaaatggtttggaaacagcatcaaaaggatagctggatgcatcttggactcctattagcTACaaaatacaatagacaaccacacaaaggctatatgccaaaagccaggtatgtgcacgTCATCAATCtacccatgagacagataacaggcttaatcagcataccttacaatggcagccttgagacattccaaaccagctctcatctgactgagaaccagtaagcctcaaagttacttcagatctgttggatggcttgggtggacctgcgcacctagatcaatatcattagggagacaaaaagttttctgattgtcctaacataatattcaataacctttctatacagttttgtcatgtaaaaactcatttgaatAAACATTGGCATATGGGAAAGGCATGcataatctgccttgtttttcagctgaaaaacaattgcgatctacactactcatgaacagcgccatctattggttttatagtattatgacaagactaatagtcttgtcataacactatgaaTATAGATGAGCTAGCAACTTGCCTGTTTTTGGACATCCCACGGTggtctccttcacttcagggtccattctggagataggagtgcatcccagaggtggaacttacactgtctgacattgatggcatattctaacaATATGCCATCACTGCTGAATCGCGAGGATGTGCTTGCAGAACTTAGAGAGGTCTACATAGCCTGGCGGAATGACAAATGCTTGTTCCAACGAACTAGTCACTGGTGGGAGTATGTTAAAGTCCAGTTTTGTTGTTTCTTTCAGGCCAAGCAACAACATCAGGCGTGTGAGAAGAAGAGGGCCTTCAGAGCGCTGCAGTGTGAGCTGCAGTCCCTGCAAGACCTTCACCTGTGCGGCTGGAACGTTAGAGAGGAGCTGGAGGGGGCCAAAAAGAGCTGAAAAGGCACTTTGAGGAGGAATCCAAGCTAATCGTCTTCCGTTCCAAAGTGGAAAACCTGGATAAGGATGAGAAGTGTAACTCgttctttttcaggaaactccaCGCCGGCCACACGCCCCTGAACGAACTTCGAGACAAAGACGGCAACATGCGTTCGGGGAAGGAGGAAGTAATGGGAGTCGTCACAGACTACTACAGCGACCTCTACTCCATGAGGAACACCGACCAGAAGGCCGACGATAAATTCCTGTCAGGTATCACTAGCCACCTTGACCCTGCAGGTACGGAGACAACGGATGACCCTCTGACGGTGGGGGAGGTGCTCTCTGCCGCTAGATCCTTTAGGTCCTGCAGGACCCCGGGCAGTGACGGCCTCCCAGCGGAGCTCTATGTAGCGCTGGGGGATCTGATCTGTCCGGACCTGCTggaactctatgaggagatggtggtGGAGGGTAGGATGCCCCCATTGTTGAGGGAAGGAATGATCACGATCCTGTATAAGCGGAAGGAGGAGAGATGTGACCTGAAAAACTGGTGTCCCATCTCTCTCCTGAATGTGGACTGCAAGATCCTCGCCAAGGTGCTAGCCAACCGGCTGAAGGTCGTCATCGGCAGAATCATCCACCCGGATCAGACCTGCGGCATTCCTGGCCGCAGGATCGCGGACAGCCTCGCTCTCATGAGAGACACGGTACAATATATCAAAGACCACCGTGTACATGCGGCCCTGGTCAGCCTTGAccaggagaaggcctttgaccgagTGTCTCATGAATTCATGGGCAGGGCTTTGAGCAAGCTAGGTCtaggcaggaggttctgtccgTTTGTTGACCTGATGTATTTTGACATTTGCAGCACAGTGTTGGTGAACAGCTGGAAGACTGACCCCTTTTTGGTTCGCTCCGGGGTCAGACAAGGCTGCCCTCTCTCACCTCTCCTTTTTGTTTATGTTATAGAATCCTTCGCGGAGTCTGTCCAGCAGAATGGAGAGATCAGAGGGATCACCGCACCAGGACCTGGACACTACGAGGTCAAGTGCTCGCTGTACATGGACAACCTGACCGTCTTCTGCGCCGACCGGCGTTCGGTGACTGCACTCGTCCAGACCTGCGAGGAGTTTGGACAAGCTTCAGGGGCCAAAGTCAACTGCGGCAAGTCAAAAGCCATGCTCTTCGGGGACTGGCAACTGGCCTCTTCTGTCCCCTTCCCATTTACCATCAAATCGGGCTTCATAAAAATTCTGGGAGTCTGGTTCGGGAAGGAAGGCGCAGCCCTCAAGTCTTGGGAAGAACACTTGGCCAAAGTCAACCAAAAAATTGGACTGTGGAGCCTTAGACACCTCACGATTGAGGGCAAAGCACTCGTCCTGCGAAATGAAGTTTTGCCTGTGCTCCAGTACACCGCACAGGCATGGCCCCCTCTTGCCACCGTTTCCAGTGTTTCGCTTCATCTGGGGATctaagatggacagagtgaaACGAGCCATCATGTACAAAGAGCCCCGCAAGGGCGGAAAGGGCATACCAGACCTGCCCACTTTACTGCGGATCGTCTTTGTTTGTGACAGCATTCGTCAGACTCTGAGAACTGCTAACGGCTCTGCGGGCAAGGCTATGTCTCACTTTTTCCTCCTGCCCCTCTGGAGGGGTCTGGGCTGGGACAAGTGGGACAGCTCCATCCCTTACAAATGGCACGCTCCATGGTTCTACGGGGACGTCGTCAGGTTTGTGAGGGAAcaccagctggagggcctcaaacCCGACTTGTGGAAGCTAAAAACTATCCACAAACTCATCAGAGCAAAGAACGTGGTGGAGTCAATTCCAGGGATCCATTACGACACCGTAGAGACAGTTTAGACTAATGTGTCGTCAAACATGTTGACCAACGGGCATAAGGACTTGTCATGGATGGCCATTCAGGGAGGACAGCCTATCCGGTCATTCATGCATGCCCGCAATCTGTGCAAAACCCggtactgccccaggtgccctttcgtggaggaaacatcttattacctgttttgggagtgcccctTTGCATAGCGCCTGTTGGACACCCTGGAACATGAACTCAAAGACTCTGTacccaggaacagcctgcaatgcacttcggtgctgtatggactatttcctgggattcatactgttggagccatccaggaggcctggagccttatgaactgttttaaggacGCTATTTGGTTTGCTAGGAACCAGCTTATCCTCAGGAGGGAGAACAAGTCCGTCCTGGACTGCCACAGACTTATCCATAGTCTGTTGCAGGATTACAACATCTTGGACGTCGACGAAGAAGAAGAGGACTAAAttccctccccttccccctctCCCCCCGTTTGTTTTTGTCCTCTCGATAAAGCTTCGGGCATGTGATTCCCCCTCCCTACCCCCTCCTTCCCACCTCCCCTTCCCTCATCACTGTCTAAATGCTTTGTTGGAAGGTTTTGTGATTGAATAGGTATGCTAGTGTAGCATTCATTGCGATGTATAGTGTAGGTTAGCCTGTGTGTTACATAACAATGCCATGCTCGCAAAGACGATTGTAAGTAATTTATTAAGTGCTGATTCGTGGCCTGTGCTGCGTCACAGTACTAAAGTATGTATGTATGACGACTGATTGTAATAAAGGTGTTTCAATCAAATCAGTGTCTgaaatgggaatacctctttaaatgcTTTCTCAGGGCCATTGTACACTATTAAATGAGGTGGTGTCAACTGGCTGATTGTGTCTTTGTTGTCAGTGATATGTTTGAGCCTGTAGTGCTAAGCAGAGATGTTCCAAGTTGACCCTGAATACTCATCTCTCCAGCACTCTGGATGTCAGACAAATCAGACAGAGGGCAGCTATTCCCCAGAAGAAGCTAGAGAGAAACCCAGGACTGGGATAGAATTTGAAAGTGatgaatctaagatgtctgtgtagtAACCTCTAGATATTTAAGATGTTAATGAAAGAAGGTATCAGGGTGGCCTGGTCCAaagggaggagaagaggaaagagaacattaGAGGAGATATCACTGGATAAAAGAGGTATGTATGCAGAGTATAACAGTACATATGTATAACAGTAGGGGAGAGGTTAAATTGAGAATTTAGCAATAGTGTGGGGGGTGCCATTTTAGTTTTCAGCTTAGGAGTAGAAAGGCTAGTTGTCGAATCACTTAGGAATGCATATGGCTTGTACGTTTTTTGTATGGCATGCATTGGCCCAATGACACTATGTAAACCTTAGACAGTGCAACTCTACAGCTATGCAACTACAGGTATATCTGTTATTTCTTTGTAAATTGAAAGGGAATGATTGTTACTATGGTCAGTTGCTAGGAAGCGCTGAAAGATGGATATGCATGGAGAAGCCACGGCTGAATAAACTGTATACCCAATTGTTTGGATTTTATTCACAActgtcttttatttttattcttaggGCCATTTGAAGTACCTAGTAAACAAGGGCATATTCATTTTCTCTAGGCTAACAtttccataaattttttttttattattgttaaatGGCTCTATTTCTTTTTaatgaaaataatggaaaaaagtTAAGCAGAACCATGTGAACAAGTCAGCTCTTATTGGGTTTACTGTCAGCTATTGATAACTGCACAGTGTTTGGTGCATCCACATTAAAACAGAGATCATAGTGTCATACACCAAAGCACTCCTTTTATAATGTGCAAGGAATTTTAGTGCAAACATGAATCTCCTCTCATGAGCCTGTGTCACCACCAACTGGCATTGGATCTCTTGGGTCTAACTTGGTGCTTACACAAACCAACAAGAAATTCTAATCTTTCTGagattaagcctctttcacatgtctgtgatgacatctgtgacaagatggCCAGTAGTTAATCCATGAAAATGTCCatcgaggatctgtgtttggtctgtATGTCCAGAAATCATAATGTTATACACCAAGGCATTAATTTTATAATTTCCAAAGAACATCAGTGCAAACATCAGTTTTCTTTTATGAGCCTGTGTCACCACCAGCTGGCGCTGGATCTGTTGGGTCTAACTTGGTGTTTGTAGTCACTAACTAGAAATTCTAATGTTTCTCAGTTTATGCCTCTTTCAGTTGTCTGTGTATGTGATGACATctgtgagaaggtggtcagtggttcatccatcaagatgtccatgaaggatctgtgtgtccattttttgccctgTCATTCATATTCTGCATTCCTGTCAATGGTCGGTGAAAATCAAAACTTGGATGCCATCCATTTGTGTCAGtcgttttcacagacccataggcttcaattggcatgtttggtctgCATTACAGATCAAAGTAGTACATGTCTTTGTGGTTTATTCACTGATCCACAGCCAGTGGAAAATCCATGATGTgtaaataaacacattaaaatctaTGGGCCATTTGTAGTCCATTAAGAGCATGGACAGCACATATCTGTGATTCACTGACATATGAAAGAGACCATAGATGTTTTTTGAACAGTATGCCAAAAAGTTGgcagggttaaaataaataaaaatcgcaataaaaaatacatacagtaataTTTATTAATCCTAAGGATTTTTTTAAGACCAGTTTTCTTTGAAGAATAAAACATTCTCTTATAGCTTTGGTTAAACTGATTAAGATTTTAAGGGCTTATACTTTGACTAATATATATAGTACTTGATTCAGATGATAAATGAAAAcaattatgtaaatgaatctgaTCTATCAGTAACACATGAATATAGGTCTAGTGTTACGCTAGAAATGCTACATAAATGGTTTTGGAATTGTCTGTTCAGCTGTCATTTTCTTTAATAACGTTATTAAAATAATTACCTCTTAAAAGCATAAAACTTGATATCTCTGATACAGATTATCTCACTATCGGACTCTAATGCTCTAATTGCCAATAATGATTCCAACATGATTACTACACTGTTAACAAATATGGGTGTGGTGCTTTCAAACTCACTTTAAACATTTAAATTTTGATTCTTTTGAAAATCACTTTCCCAAGTGAACTGCTTGAAGAAATGTGATGTTAGGTCACAATTATTTTGTATATTAGTCATTGTATAATTCAGCAGTGTGAATTATGTGAAGTGTGAAGCAACTATTGCATCTTCAcataacatatatatttttttttataaacaatccAAAAGTACAATCCTTaagaccattaaaggggttttccactttttactgttgatgacctatctgcattataggtcatcaatatcagataggtggctttcgactcctggcaccccgctgatcagctgtttaaagagaaggcagcactagtacgagtgctgccttctctgctctgtttacctgctcgctgcagcaattgcagtggtgaacaggtgtaattacaagtatggtggaaccattcacttctattggaagGCTCTGTCTGTTCAAGGGAATGCTACAGAGCCGTCCCAAAGAAGCGAATGGGGACGCCTTATTTGTgaatacacctgctcaccactgcaattgctgaggcaatcaggtaaacagagcagggaAGGCAGCACTCATACGAACGCTGTCTTCTCTTGAAACAGCTCGACAAGAGGAGTGGCTTACCTGGTAGGTGTTTTTTCGTGGGAAAAGAGTCAAGgaatgacatgcaacatttaCGAGTAGCAACAAAATTTGACACAATTCTGTGTCAAACTAAGGCAACCAATTGTTGGTATAAAGTGAGACAAAAGCGTCTAGCCCTGTACGAGATTTATCATCTACGTATCTTGAGCCGCTGTGCTCAAAATGGCAcatgtctagacagcctgtctaagggGGTTAATGTATCAAATTTGATGTGCCAGAAAAGTAGAGTGATTTTGCCTGTTTTTTCAGCGGAGTAGACATTTTCACAGAATTTATGATGCATTTTGCACCATTTctagtgtgtgtgttgtggcttgcCATGCCCGGCAGTTTATATTTACTAAGAGGCGGCCAGATGTTTTGAGGGTAGAACTACATTTTTTGCTAGATTGATCATTATTGACAATAAAGTTGCAAATGTGTTTCAGTTCGCCGATGGTGTACAAACTAATGGatcctttgtaataaaaaaaaatcagaaaaatCAGAAAAATCTGTACATATTTTGTCTGAGAAATGTAATAATTGTGATGTGACATTTTATTAGACACACACTCCCAAAACATGGGAGCAAAATGCTGCCTTTCTGCACATTACCCCCTAAGTTTATGCCATATACAAGCTTAATAATTTATAAGGGTATGTGTTTCTTTTAACTTATGCACTTTTGGTATCatgtatttttttctctgtagaaGTCTATGCATTAGTTAAACTtagcagttttttgttttgtttttactgatAAGTTTAACTGCAAATACAAAAAAGGGATGTGTAGGGACTATAAGATTATAACGTTctacaaaaaaataggacattttctgTGGTGCTGAATacaaaaataacattaaaaaatgCAAGATTGCTTGGAATTTACAGAGGGAAACGCtccaaaaatgctaaaaaatggaaaatctgagcCTGTTTAAAGACAGCAAAAGAAAAACATGGGACACATGCTATGGATTTGCCACCTGTAActcacatagtggcaaggtatATGTAATAAAGTATTCTCAAGTTCCCTGATTGACACGTTTACGGCTGATTAACCTACCAGGTCAGCATTATTAGGACATCTTATGTACGTTTGCAATACGCAACTACATATTTAATACAATAAGTGTAAAGTTATCTTGCTCTAAATCTACAGTATATGTGAACAGATCTAATGGAGCCTGTAATGCAGACAGGGTCCCTTTAATCATTGCAGAGCAAAAAATGTTTCGGAACACTTCTATTTTCCAATGCATTATTGCCTGTAAGTGTAAAAGGCCCTCCCTATGGATATATGTAATTGAAGCTTAGGGATCCATGTCAGAATCCCACGTATGTGTCCTAGTTGGAATAGTTGTTATTTTAATAACTGGTTTTGGAGAAACAGGAAAATCTGGCTGAATCCCTTGCTGTGACATCAGAAGCATCAGATAACCTACTGTAACATCATAAATGGGTTTCAGTTAGGTGAACAGTGAGATGTCACAAGTAGGATTCAGTCAGATAGGTTATTGTGACTTCACATCTTTGTTTCCATCAAGAAAGCTGCTATGACACTACAAGTGTGTCACAAGTAATTCATTAGGTTAATTGCTGTTATATCACAAATACATTTTCATCAGGTACAGATGTAGCATTCACTAAAATCATGAGCCATGCCACACTACCTTAATAACAGAGCATGGGCTGTTTGAATAAAAAGTGCTAAATTGATAAGCTTCTGAGATGTCACAAGTAGTATTCTGTCAGGTAAGTTACGGCGGTGAGGCGGCAAGATGTATGGGACACTTCCCCACATCTAGACACAGCGAGACCACTGTAGGACTGTGTCCACCCCTGTATGGGAATAGATGTGATACTCTACTATCGAACTTCACTAAATATATTCCCCTGATGTGTCCTGTAGCAAGGACGAAACTTGGCATGTAGGAATATAGTGAGGGCAAGCATAGGGAATAGGCCCCTAACTAGGGACAGGTTCCGTGTGGGGTctcccctttcggggcgggtgctctgtgtccaTTAGTCAGCTAATGTATTAGCCCCCCTCCTCTTAACCACCTGTGAGGGAATAATAAGTAGGGTCACTAGTGTGTAGCTGCTCTTTACATTCACAACCAGAGCACCTGTCTTCAATATCCTTGGCCACTGCATTTTTAGGATACTCTTTTATCACACACCTGATGCCTATCTGCAATCTACACGTCTGGAGGCGGTAAGACTGTATCTTACTAATATTGTGATCTGTCCGAGGCGGTAAGATTGGATCTCATGTTATGACGAGATAACAGTAGGGTGTGTTGATATTGATTCAGTCTCTTTTGATTTGCTCACTGTTTTTGGTGTTATATTCAATTTTATTGATTTATTGTTTTATGGCATAGCcagtaaaagttacattttagaatATTAGGATACCCTGTCCACAAAGTTATTGttgattaaagtggttttccaactctttctaactgatgacctattattTGATAGATGGGTATCCCACACCTAGAACTgccgctgatcaactgtttgagaaggctgcagtccTTCTGAGAGCACCGCGGtattctcgcagcttaccagcgctgtacattgtataatgcCACTGAGCTGTGCTTTGGCCACATGACCGATGACGTCACTAGCCTAAGATAAGCTGCGAGAATGCCACAGAACTCACAGAAGGGCCtgtgccctctcaaacagctgagctCTGggtgtcccaggtgtcggacccccactgatcagatactgatgacctagccagaTCAATAAATTGCTGCGACATCCCAAATGGGTTTCCATCAGGTAGACTGCTGTGCTATCTCAAGTTTATttctgtcaggtaagctgctatgacatcacaagtaacaGTTCGGTGGATTTCAGTCAAGGAGCTGAAGGACACCACAATGGGTTATCTGGTTAGCAATTGTGACATTACATGTGGGTTTTCAGGtagactgctgtgacatcacaagtgcgcTTCTGTTGGTTAAGGTTCAAGTTAGATAAACTGCTGTcagttgctgtgacatcacaagtgttaaGTATGCACATATGATGGCTTGGTCTTATAGTGCACATAAAATAATAAGTATGCTTAAGAGTATTAGTGTTGCATCAGCAAAAGTCTGTTGCTGTATGTCCAATGAACAAAATGTAGATATAACAATAGCTGCaataaaataatgttaaaatagaTAGTAATGGTTTTTAACTTAACTGAAGCTTAAACAAAACCTCACACcctgaaatgcagtgcaatctgcaggc
This portion of the Bufo gargarizans isolate SCDJY-AF-19 chromosome 1, ASM1485885v1, whole genome shotgun sequence genome encodes:
- the LOC122928773 gene encoding protocadherin-20-like, producing the protein MGQQAIPTRTSLSHGQHFLFLYLIVPLTGPAICSASYSTASELLYMLHEGLPKGILIGNIVRDLQLGLFTDPPLSFSLASKGLSGKYVTLDNSTGELYTSAEELDREALCPQNPGVQDCVLLLDIIILPQEYFRLIKIKIAIIDVNDNVPVFPVAQIYITVPENAPVNTRLVIEHPAYDPDGGLYGVQTYRLVEYYGVFTLDVEENESGERTPYLIIMGTLDREIKSDYKTIIIAEDGGNPPLVGSATLSILISDVNDNCPQFSESTINVTIPGNSSVGVKVTTVQAVDIDEGSNAIISYAFSERVPQSSKELFYLDENTGVIKLFKKVDGNTVQQHKLTIFANSPGCIPAVMNVFISIIKVALRPPEVVPRYIANEENGIVYLKELEPINSPIAFFTIKDPDDKYKVNCYLEGEGPFRLAAYKTYTNEYLLETTNTLDYETKRIYNISVVALSLDGSKVKKPMQVYILDENDNAPVFTQPTIEVTIEENNQANAFLAKLHATDADSGDRGQVSYFLGPDAPAYFSLDKQTGILTVTTMLDREEKEKYRFTVKARDSGKPPRESVATVHITVLDKNDNSPRFISKDFSFFVPENFPGFGEIGVISVTDADSGQNGWIALSIVNGSDIFVIDTGKRLLRAKVSLDREQQSSYTLWVEATDGGDPTLSSTAKITILLLDVNDNPPLVLFPQSNMSYLLVLPSTLPGSPVTEVYAVDKDTGMNAVIAYSIIGRRGPRPESFRIDSKTGNITLEEALMIDDYGLYRLLVKVTDHGYPEPLFSTVMVNLFVNDTVSNESYIENLLRRDPDINIEEKEPQIAIKPTHKKIEADSCVPTLVTLSIFCLGSVILVTLMAMYICLRKGKKDNRINENLEVQIPLNGKMNFHSIDKKPIEISNI